One Streptomyces drozdowiczii DNA segment encodes these proteins:
- a CDS encoding cellulose-binding protein yields the protein MSDPSSPFGFELVRRGYDRGQVDDRITKLVADRDSALARITSLEKRIEELHLETQNAQAQVNDAEPSYAGLGARVEKILRLAEEEAKDLREEARRAAEQHRELAESAAQQVRNDAETFAAERKAKAEDDGVRIVDKAKGEATALRADAQKDAAQKREEADALFEETRAKAAQAAADFETNLAKRRDQSERDLASRQAKAEKRLAEIEHRAEQLRLEAEKLRTDAERRARQTVETAQRQSEDIVADANAKADRIRSESERELAALTNRRDSINAQLTNVREMLATLTGAAVAAAGTPADEEPASRGVPAQQTR from the coding sequence ATGAGTGACCCTTCCTCCCCCTTCGGCTTCGAACTCGTGCGGCGTGGTTACGACCGCGGTCAGGTGGATGACCGCATTACCAAGCTCGTCGCCGACCGTGATAGTGCTCTCGCCCGCATCACATCGCTGGAAAAGCGCATCGAGGAGCTGCACCTCGAAACGCAGAACGCCCAGGCCCAGGTGAACGACGCGGAGCCGTCGTACGCGGGTCTCGGCGCGCGTGTGGAGAAGATCCTCCGGCTGGCCGAGGAGGAGGCGAAGGACCTGCGCGAGGAGGCCCGTCGCGCCGCCGAGCAGCACCGCGAGCTCGCCGAGTCCGCCGCCCAGCAGGTGCGCAACGACGCCGAGACCTTCGCCGCCGAGCGCAAGGCCAAGGCCGAGGACGACGGCGTCCGCATCGTCGACAAGGCCAAGGGTGAGGCCACCGCGCTGCGCGCCGACGCGCAGAAGGACGCGGCGCAGAAGCGCGAGGAGGCCGACGCCCTCTTCGAGGAGACCCGCGCCAAGGCCGCCCAGGCCGCCGCGGACTTCGAGACCAACCTCGCCAAGCGCCGCGACCAGTCGGAGCGCGACCTCGCGTCCCGCCAGGCCAAGGCCGAGAAGCGCCTCGCCGAGATCGAGCACCGCGCCGAGCAGCTCCGCCTGGAGGCGGAGAAGCTGCGCACCGACGCCGAGCGCCGGGCCCGTCAGACGGTGGAGACCGCGCAGCGCCAGTCCGAGGACATCGTGGCGGACGCCAACGCGAAGGCCGACCGCATCCGCAGCGAATCGGAGCGCGAGCTGGCGGCGCTGACCAACCGCCGCGACTCGATCAACGCGCAGCTGACCAACGTCCGCGAGATGCTGGCGACGCTGACCGGTGCCGCGGTGGCCGCCGCCGGCACCCCCGCCGACGAGGAGCCCGCCTCCCGAGGCGTCCCGGCCCAGCAGACCCGCTGA
- a CDS encoding ATP-binding cassette domain-containing protein yields MIELDGLTKRYGNKVAVDQLSCVIKPGMVTGFLGPNGAGKSTTMRMMLDLDNPTSGSVRIDGKHYRELEEPLKYIGALLDAKAMHGGRSAYNNLLCLAQSNRIPEQRVAEVLETVGLTAVARKKSKGFSLGMGQRLGIASALLGDPRILMFDEPVNGLDPEGIHWIRNLMKTLASQGRTIFVSSHLMSEMALTADHLIVIGQGRLLADTSMADFIQENSRSYVRLRSPQQERLRDALHQEGVVAVEADGGTLEVDGATTEDLGELAARHGITLHELSAQRASLEEAFMQMTAGAVEYHAHSEPGGGAPPPPAGAQWGEGWVQRPGGGEGA; encoded by the coding sequence ATGATCGAGCTCGATGGCCTCACGAAGAGGTACGGGAACAAGGTCGCCGTCGACCAGTTGTCGTGCGTGATCAAACCGGGAATGGTGACGGGTTTTCTGGGACCCAACGGGGCGGGCAAGTCCACCACGATGCGGATGATGCTCGATCTCGACAACCCGACCAGCGGTTCCGTGCGGATCGACGGCAAGCACTACCGCGAACTCGAAGAACCCTTGAAGTACATCGGCGCGCTCCTGGACGCCAAGGCGATGCACGGCGGGCGGAGCGCGTACAACAATCTGCTCTGCCTGGCGCAGAGCAACCGCATTCCCGAACAGCGGGTGGCGGAGGTGCTGGAGACCGTCGGCCTGACCGCGGTGGCCAGGAAGAAGTCCAAGGGTTTCTCGCTCGGCATGGGCCAGCGCCTGGGCATCGCGTCGGCGCTGCTCGGTGATCCCCGGATCCTGATGTTCGACGAGCCGGTGAACGGTCTCGACCCCGAGGGCATCCACTGGATCCGGAACCTGATGAAGACGCTCGCCTCGCAGGGCCGCACGATCTTCGTCTCCTCGCACCTGATGAGCGAGATGGCGCTGACCGCCGACCATCTGATCGTGATCGGCCAGGGCAGGCTGCTCGCCGACACGTCGATGGCCGACTTCATCCAGGAGAACTCGCGGAGTTACGTACGGCTGCGCTCGCCGCAGCAGGAGCGGCTGCGCGACGCGCTGCACCAGGAGGGGGTCGTCGCCGTCGAGGCGGACGGCGGCACGCTGGAGGTGGACGGCGCCACCACCGAGGACCTGGGCGAGCTGGCCGCCCGGCACGGGATCACGCTGCACGAGCTGAGCGCCCAGCGGGCGTCGCTGGAGGAGGCGTTCATGCAGATGACGGCGGGCGCGGTCGAGTACCACGCGCACTCGGAGCCGGGCGGCGGCGCACCGCCTCCGCCCGCGGGCGCGCAGTGGGGCGAGGGCTGGGTCCAGCGGCCCGGCGGCGGAGAGGGGGCGTGA
- a CDS encoding ABC transporter permease subunit, giving the protein MASVPAVLTSEWTKIRTVSSTTWTLISAFLVTVAMGAALCAVMNAQFDDLSEAERLTFDPTFVSFSGMILGQLAMVVFGVLVVGTEYSSGMIRTSLAAVPQRATFLFSKMLVAGVLALVVGLVTSFVTFFLGQALLGDHGTDIGAENVLRAVVGGGLYMGLIALFSMGVAAMLRSSMLSLGILMPFFFLVSQILSAVPGAKKVAQYFPDQAGSKIMQVVPDAMNSDPAPYGPWAGLLIMVGWVAAAVLGGFLVLKKRDA; this is encoded by the coding sequence ATGGCTTCGGTGCCCGCGGTCCTGACCTCCGAATGGACCAAGATCCGCACGGTCTCCTCCACCACCTGGACGCTGATCTCGGCGTTCCTGGTCACCGTGGCGATGGGCGCGGCCCTGTGCGCGGTGATGAACGCCCAGTTCGACGATCTCTCCGAGGCGGAGCGGCTGACCTTCGACCCGACGTTCGTCAGCTTCTCCGGGATGATCCTCGGCCAGCTGGCGATGGTGGTGTTCGGGGTGCTCGTCGTCGGTACGGAGTACAGCTCCGGCATGATCCGCACCTCGCTGGCGGCCGTGCCGCAGCGGGCGACGTTCCTGTTCAGCAAGATGCTGGTGGCCGGGGTCCTCGCGCTGGTGGTGGGGCTGGTCACCAGCTTCGTCACGTTCTTCCTCGGGCAGGCGCTGCTGGGCGACCACGGTACGGACATCGGCGCGGAGAACGTGCTGCGCGCGGTCGTCGGCGGCGGGCTCTACATGGGGCTCATCGCGCTGTTCTCCATGGGCGTGGCGGCGATGCTGCGCAGCTCCATGCTGTCGCTGGGCATCCTGATGCCGTTCTTCTTCCTGGTCTCGCAGATCCTGTCGGCGGTGCCGGGGGCCAAGAAGGTCGCCCAGTACTTCCCGGACCAGGCGGGCTCCAAGATCATGCAGGTGGTGCCGGACGCGATGAACAGCGATCCGGCGCCTTACGGGCCGTGGGCCGGGCTGCTGATCATGGTGGGCTGGGTGGCGGCCGCGGTGCTCGGCGGCTTCCTCGTACTCAAGAAGCGCGACGCCTGA
- a CDS encoding ABC transporter permease: MTTPPAPQAPYQQPAPQQGYQQPPQGFYTSPIPLRPATLGDAIASEWTKIRSVRSTMWTLGVMTALLLVIGVLTAVAVSASDAQMNDTPVLSLGFFGVLLGTICVITLGVMTIASEYGTGMIRTTLTACPSRGRVLGAKALVFFLLTFVLTTVVTSVVALIQSSMLDAASPSGEEWLRATVGVGLYVATLGLLALAVGALIRHSAGAITLMIGLVLLPLVLALFMFADSLSTLREKMLEYSIPNQLSIFYDSSVTESGPSGWEPLWIILVVTAIAMGGAYLSMNQRDV, from the coding sequence ATGACCACGCCGCCGGCGCCGCAGGCGCCGTACCAGCAGCCCGCGCCGCAGCAGGGGTACCAGCAGCCGCCGCAGGGCTTCTACACCTCGCCGATCCCGCTGCGTCCCGCGACGCTCGGGGACGCGATCGCCTCGGAGTGGACCAAGATCCGGTCCGTCCGCTCGACCATGTGGACGCTCGGCGTCATGACCGCGCTGCTGCTGGTCATCGGGGTGCTCACGGCGGTCGCCGTCTCCGCGTCCGACGCGCAGATGAACGACACCCCGGTGCTGAGCCTCGGCTTCTTCGGGGTGCTGCTCGGCACGATCTGCGTGATCACGCTCGGCGTGATGACGATCGCCTCGGAGTACGGCACCGGCATGATCCGTACGACGCTGACGGCCTGCCCGAGCCGGGGCCGGGTGCTCGGCGCCAAGGCGCTCGTGTTCTTCCTGCTGACCTTCGTCCTCACCACGGTCGTGACGTCGGTGGTCGCCCTGATCCAGTCGTCCATGCTGGACGCGGCGTCGCCGAGCGGCGAGGAGTGGCTGCGCGCCACGGTCGGCGTCGGGCTCTACGTGGCGACGCTGGGGCTGCTGGCGCTCGCGGTCGGCGCGCTGATCCGGCACTCGGCCGGGGCGATCACGCTGATGATCGGGCTGGTGCTGCTGCCGCTGGTGCTGGCGCTCTTCATGTTCGCCGACTCGCTGTCGACGCTCCGCGAGAAGATGCTGGAGTACTCGATCCCCAACCAGCTGAGCATCTTCTACGACAGCTCGGTCACGGAGTCCGGGCCGTCCGGCTGGGAGCCGCTGTGGATCATCCTCGTCGTGACGGCGATCGCCATGGGCGGGGCGTACCTCTCGATGAACCAGCGCGACGTCTGA
- a CDS encoding ATP/GTP-binding protein, whose translation MSPRRNRPRGGESRNDSASESADRYGGGGRTEEWQGEEWSVRPVSGASAAGKRYRCPGCDQEIPSGVPHLVAWSEYGGVDDRRHWHKACWNAKDRRTTKVQRSRNAPRY comes from the coding sequence GTGTCCCCGCGCCGCAACCGCCCCCGAGGCGGCGAGAGCCGCAACGACAGTGCGAGCGAGTCGGCGGACCGGTACGGCGGGGGCGGGCGTACGGAGGAGTGGCAGGGCGAGGAGTGGTCGGTGCGCCCGGTCAGCGGCGCGAGCGCGGCCGGCAAGCGCTACCGCTGCCCCGGCTGCGACCAGGAGATCCCCTCCGGGGTCCCGCATCTGGTGGCCTGGTCCGAATACGGCGGCGTCGACGACCGAAGGCACTGGCACAAGGCCTGCTGGAACGCGAAGGACCGCCGCACCACGAAGGTGCAGCGGTCCCGGAACGCGCCCCGCTACTGA
- a CDS encoding LLM class flavin-dependent oxidoreductase, translating to MRVGTFVLAAQFPGQGPGEALHRAIRSAEVAEESGLDSVWLAEHHFVPYGVCPSAVTLAAQLLGRTRRIRVGTAVSVLPTQHPVALGEQAALLHLTSGGRFSLGVGRGGPWVDLEVFGGGLEAYEKGFPESLGLLLDWLREPRVAGRGERYAFREVAVVPRADELIGAEEADGAGPEVIVACTSRTTVELAADRGLPMLLGMHCGDEEKAEMVALWRSRALAAGTAPEKVRGAGHVSAGVAQIADRTEDAVETLVKAMPGWLRQGLGAHVTVDGRHRVMRDPVGYAELLCGLHPVGTPELAAERLAVTAERTGITRFALLVEGSGDLVATEENVARLGTEVRPLLE from the coding sequence ATGCGCGTCGGAACGTTCGTACTGGCGGCCCAGTTTCCGGGCCAGGGACCGGGGGAAGCGCTGCACCGCGCGATCCGGTCCGCCGAGGTCGCCGAGGAGTCCGGGCTCGACTCGGTCTGGCTGGCCGAACACCACTTCGTGCCGTACGGGGTGTGCCCGTCCGCCGTCACCCTGGCCGCGCAGCTGCTCGGCCGGACCCGCCGCATCCGCGTCGGTACGGCGGTGAGCGTGCTGCCCACGCAGCATCCGGTGGCGCTCGGCGAGCAGGCGGCGCTGCTCCACCTGACCAGCGGGGGCAGATTCAGCCTCGGGGTCGGCCGGGGCGGTCCCTGGGTGGACCTGGAGGTGTTCGGCGGCGGCCTGGAGGCTTACGAGAAGGGGTTCCCGGAGTCCCTGGGGCTGCTGCTCGACTGGCTGCGCGAGCCGCGCGTGGCGGGCCGGGGCGAGCGGTACGCCTTCCGCGAGGTCGCGGTCGTCCCCCGGGCCGACGAGCTGATCGGCGCGGAGGAGGCGGACGGGGCCGGGCCCGAGGTGATCGTGGCGTGCACCTCGCGCACGACCGTGGAGCTCGCCGCCGACCGGGGCCTGCCGATGCTGCTCGGCATGCACTGCGGGGACGAGGAGAAGGCGGAGATGGTGGCGCTCTGGCGGTCCCGGGCGCTGGCGGCCGGGACCGCGCCGGAGAAGGTGCGCGGGGCGGGGCATGTCTCGGCCGGGGTGGCCCAGATCGCCGACCGCACCGAGGACGCCGTGGAGACGCTGGTGAAGGCGATGCCGGGCTGGCTGCGCCAGGGGCTCGGCGCGCATGTCACCGTCGACGGCCGGCACCGCGTCATGCGGGACCCCGTCGGGTACGCGGAGCTGCTGTGCGGCCTTCATCCGGTGGGCACGCCGGAGCTGGCGGCCGAGCGCCTCGCGGTCACCGCCGAGCGCACGGGCATCACCCGCTTCGCGCTCCTGGTGGAGGGTTCCGGAGATCTCGTCGCCACGGAAGAGAACGTAGCGCGGCTGGGCACGGAGGTACGGCCACTCCTCGAATGA
- a CDS encoding SCO5389 family protein, translating into MSLDVSPALLEQAERGEVDEADFVDCVRTSLPYAWEMISSLVAQLKVDGGEFADNQTPPPNEQARGQLLRALASDAIRGALQRHFGVRLAFQNCHRVAVFPLDASVDDRLAKFTSVRGQLLNQSPELRDC; encoded by the coding sequence ATGTCGCTCGACGTCTCACCGGCTCTGTTGGAACAGGCCGAGCGAGGCGAGGTCGACGAAGCCGACTTCGTCGACTGCGTCCGGACCTCCCTGCCCTACGCATGGGAGATGATCAGCTCGTTGGTGGCTCAGCTGAAGGTCGACGGCGGGGAGTTCGCCGACAACCAGACGCCGCCGCCCAACGAGCAGGCCCGTGGTCAGCTGCTGCGTGCGCTCGCGAGTGATGCGATACGCGGCGCGCTGCAGCGGCACTTCGGAGTGCGTCTCGCATTCCAGAACTGCCACCGCGTCGCGGTGTTCCCGCTGGACGCCTCGGTCGACGACCGACTGGCCAAGTTCACTTCGGTGAGGGGCCAGTTGCTCAACCAGTCGCCCGAACTACGGGACTGCTGA